DNA from Chiloscyllium plagiosum isolate BGI_BamShark_2017 unplaced genomic scaffold, ASM401019v2 scaf_61341, whole genome shotgun sequence:
TTCGGGGTGTGGGGTGTGTGCGATCCGATGGACATTTACACTCTGTCAGGGGAGGGGCCATGGCTCTCTCTGGTGTTGTTACTTGGTGGGGGTGATGATTGTCTTTTACCTGGACCCCTCCGTAAGCGTTATTGACCAGAATGTCCAGCCGCCCACCATGCGCCTGCTTGACCTGACTGAAGAGCGAGCGGACCTGTTCCTCGCTGGAGGAGTCACACACCACGGGGACACATCGACCTCCCCGTCCCTCCACCTGCAAAGAGACGACTTCCATCAACACATGGGCCTCTGCCCCCTTGCACACACAAGCCCAAGCCCTTGCCATCTGCCTGCTGCTTCCTCTACCTTCCCCCACAACCTCCTGGTATCGGCTGGTCTCCCATGTCACCCTCAATTGACaatcgcaggtcgataggatagtgaaggaggcgtttggtatgctttcctttattggtcagagtattgagtacaggagttgggaggtcatgttgcgcctgtacaggacattggttaggccactgttggaatatcgcgtgcaattctggtctccttcctatcggaaagatgttgtgaaacttgaaagggctcagaaaagatttacaaggatgttgcctgggttgggagggtttgagctacagggagaggctgaataggatggggctgttttccctggagcgtcggaggctgaggggtgaccttatagaggatgtaggtttgctcactgagctggaaggttcagtttcagacgtttcatcaccgtactaagtaacatcatcagtgagcctccagatgaagcactggtggtatggcccgctttctattgatgtgtttcggtttccttgggttggtgatattatttcccgtggtgatgtcatttcctgtttttttctctcaggggttggtaaatgggatccaagtcaatgtgtttgttgatagagttctggttggaaatggcaggaagaacaggaaatgacaccatcaACCCAAgggaacctaaacacataaatcgCAGCCCCCTCTCGATTGGCCCCACACCCACAAAGCCCCACTCCCACCACCCCACCgacactcagttgcagcagtgtgaactgtctgcaagatgcactgcagaacctCACCGAGGGGtgccttagacagcaccttcccaaaacCCTCATGcccctctaccatctagaaggacgagggggggcagcagatacacagggaacaccatctcctgcaagatccccctccaagccactctctgtCCCGATTTGGCAATGTATAGGCTGTTTCTTCCTGGGATTGCCCTCCGTGAGGGGCATCGTGGGTCGACATGGGCTGCacattcaagaaggcacctcacttTCACTCTTCTCAAGGGGGGCAGTGACAGACAGACGATAAATGCTGGACCCAGGCCAGCAACGAGGGACCGGAAAACTCAACAggactcctctacattgaggaaaccCAAGCGCAGACTGGGTACAACCTTCACagatgttctgtctgcaaaagtttttccaccctaagctgcacatccctgggcactatgggtcatttagcatggtcaatccaccctaacctgcacatccctgagcactatgggtaatttagcacggtcaatccaccctaacctgcacatccctgggcactatgggtaatttagcacggccaatccaccctaacctacacatctctgggcaccatgggtaatttggcatggccaattcaccctaagctgtgggaggaaaccggagcactcagaaaacccacgcagacacagagagaatacaCAAATTCCGCACAGACACTGTGAggcaacggtgctaaccactgagccatgtttccTCACGTTGCATCACGTGCCTCAAAAGCAGTTCCACCGGCGGGAAAGCACGGCAACTCTGACTTTCTCCGTGACCAACATAAGCCACAGCTTTCCTCCCTTACCCTCCCTCTCCCCTTGCCAGCCCCTCACCTCCTTTGCCGTCGCCTTCAGCGTGTCCATGTTGCGCCCGGTGATGTAGACGGTAGCTCCAGCCTCCGACAGCTGCAGCGCGATGCCCCTGCCAATGCCCCGGGAGGCTCCCGTCACGATGCACACATTGCCTAGCAAGACGTGGGCCATGTCTGCGAGGGGCTGGAGGGTAGAAAGCAGATCCTTGTTCAGTGTCTGACTTGCAGCTCTACGTGTTCTGGTATTGAAGATCTCAACCCCTGGGAGGGGTGTCTCAGTTCCGCGATCGGTCAAGTAAACAACAGGAGTACGGTCTGCTTCAACAAGACTTCACACTTTAATGAGTAACGGCTGGGCAcaggtttgtccagcaacacagagattaaaagcttctgtgttccttaGAGAAGGTGCGCAATTCATTTAGAACAAGGgcaatttttatatttttcttaagaAATAGTGCAGCCTTTATTGTAGAATATCACCAAAAAAATGATGTAACAGGCATATAATGATATTTCCTGGGGAACAAATTGTTTTCCTACACATTACCTCTTCCCACCTGCATTTCAAGGTTAGCTGGGATGGTCAGTAATGTCCTATCTAGCTTAGTTAATTCCACGCTGTGGAGGCTCCATTATCTGCTTTATCTTTTGATTCAGTTCGCTCAGCAAGGCAGGAAGGCAGCTTTTAGCCGGGTGAGAAGTCGTTTGAAGCAACAGTGTTACCTTGCAGCCTGAAGACATTTTATTCAGTTATTttgcattgagaagccattttgtggttaataaaagcaTGCATGGTTACTCGTGACAACAGGCTAATTCCAGATTTCAGATCCTCGGTATAATCCAACACTTCAACCCAATTTCACCTCCCTGCCCTGACCTCGCTTCCTTTGCCATCCAACAACATTCACCCATTCAGTTCTGTTGATTTCTCTAACAGTGACTTCCACACTTTAACTGGGTTTGGAACTGCCCATCGCTCTCCAAACCACCCCTCGCCCCACCATGAACTCCAGTTTGGTGCATAGCGGAGGCAATGACCTGGAGTTATCATCCCTGgattgttaacccagagacccaggaaacGTTCTGGACCCATGACagagtggaatttgatttcaataaacatCTTGGAATTCAGAGTCGAATGATGGCCAtgtgctgattgttggaaaaacccatctggtccattaatgtccatcagggaaggaaactgccatccttacccagtctggcttacatgtgactccagaccgacagcaacgtggttgacttttaatcgccccctgggcaattagggatgggcaataaatacgggaagttcaccaccacctctgtcccttGTATCAACTCATTTGGTACAATCCATCGGATCTccctcccccgccccaccccGCTCCAGCATCAACCGGTTTGGTACATtcctctccttccctccctcccttcacATTTGAACTGGTTTGGTACAGTGTGCACTCTTCCATTCAACCCCCGGCACGCACCCAAACCACTTCacccacacccccatcctgggCCGTGGGCGCAACTCATGGATGGCCCATTCCCACGGATGGACGGACGGACACACGTCCCTTTGGTTTCGCCTCTGTCGCTCTGACCCGCCCAACCTCAAGCAGTTCCAGTCTGGGTGCTGCCATCAAGTGTGGTTCCTCCCgggaccaccccccccccaccacctctcATTGAAACTTTGAGTTCCATTTCACCACCAAAAACGATGCAACATACCATCCAATGATTGGGAATCGGAGAAAGCGCGTCcgttttctccctctctttacCAGTTTACACTTTTTACAGACACACTCTGTGTTCGCCCCAGCCCAGCGCTGACAGAGCTCTCGGGTTAAGCAAACTGGACTTGAGACTCTGACACAACATTCCACTCCCTCGGGCCGCCCACAGCCTGATTCTGCGTGCACCGCAGGAAGGGGGATTCTGCCAAGTGCGTTTCACACAGCGCCTTCTAAAACTTAACTATGAACCCTTCAAGAGGgagttgttttaaaacaaaagaccAGCAAAACACCAAGTGGCAACCGAAAGGCTCAGTCAAAGAGATGGGTTTCAAGTTACCtcttgtgggaaaagatctgccaccctgcctacccacagcatggccacGCAGAAAACCATGtcagaaacacccagaatgcctcagcgttgaccaaacaggctgacaaaGGGAACCCATACATGACCACAGTCACTCGCAGACCACTTCCCAAGGCAAACTGACGATAAGCATCCTGGACCCGATCAGCACCGCTGTCCCAAAGCCCCTGAGACAAGTCGCATACCCCAGTGATACCAAAGCCGcacaaaggacaggtcagacTGAAAGGCACCAGAATACCTCACTCGCAGGGAGAGCCAGAATGGAATCACCTTACTGCTTTAAAAGGGACATTCTCACCTACCCCTCGAAGAGAGCTGCAATCTCCTGATCCCCATGAAGAACTGATAGTTGTTGCTGCAATTATCACCATCATAAACTGGATTACTTGATTATGAAGACCATTGTATTTTCCCTACATTTAAATTAACATCATTGTACAAGATTCCAATAAAAAACTGGCTTGATTCTCAACTCGGGGAAGTGTTTCATCTACCTGGACAGACCGTCTGTGCTGTTGCAGCTcggtcaatttctcttcccacgaTATCACTGGGTCGATAAACTGtttgacttggagatgccggtcttggactggggtgtacaaagttaaaaatcccacaacaccgggttatagtccaacaggtttatttggaagcacagtagccttcggagcaacgctccttcatcaggtggttgtggaggacgcagagtttatagcaaaaggttacagtgtgatgcaactgaaattatacattgaaaaatacctggtttgtttgttaaatctcaCATCTGTtcgaatgaccatgatagtttcacttctttcatatgtaaatcacaaacctttttttaaagtggtccaggacattcagcctcggacctttgggtgaccatcctccaaggttgtcttcgggacaggcagcagagaaaagtggccaagcagaggctgatagctaagttggTACCCACAGGAAGGGCCTtaatcgggaccttgggttcatgtcacattacaggtgaccaccattgcactgtacacacacagacactcccacacacacatatatactatgcactctctctcacagacacacacacactcccacacgcagCCTCTCATAGACAcagaccccttcacactcacacacacatatatactatacactctctctcacagacactcacaaccctccaccccagacacacacacactcccacacgcagCCTCTCATAGACAcagaccccttcacactcacacacacatatatactatacactctctctcacagacactcacaaccctccaccccagacacacacacactcccacacgcagCCTCTCATAGACAcagaccccttcacactcacacacaaccccccaccccagacacacacacacatacacatatacatttgggagtgaatttgtacttgcagagttacattgtactttgctcaaaaactgcttgaatccatgtaagactctgttaactcactttttagattagaatcaggctaaacattatggcacagacagggaacccagggggctaataccttcaacatattatctggcctgacaccaattgttacagttaacctgagaatgaaactttaaaaacaattttgtgacatcttatctgcgctgacaccaattgttacagttaacctgagaatgaaactttaaaaacaattttgtgatttacacataaaagaagtgaagctatcatggtattcgaacagatgagagactcaacaaacaaaccaggtatttttcaatgtataatttcagttacatcacactgtcaccttttgctataaattccgtgtcctccacaaccacctgatgaaggagcgttgctccgaaagctaatgtgcttccaaataaacctgttggactataacgtggtgttgtgggatttttaactccGACAAACTGTTTGTTAATTCCACTTCCATGTGTGCTTTGTGATCTCTGCTTTGTTGGGCTAATTTCTCTGCCACTTCTTAAAGGAGGTAAGGCGAGGTAGAGAGGGCGGAAAGGTTCAGGGAAGCAATTTGGGAGGCTCGGACGCAGGCAGCCAAAGACACGGCCCACAGAGCGATTAAAATCGGAGCTGATTGATAATTTGAGATCCACCTGGATCTGAGGGTCATGGGGAGTGGAGGCGGTGACAAGGATCGGGGGCAatgcagtggggggggggggggggggggggggggtgttagtTGGCACGGCGTGGGACGCAGGTTGGAATGAGATGTCCATTGCCCTGCCAGCTCAGGACCACTGGCGATCTGAGATAAAACGGCTCCTGCGTGACCCCCTTCCCAGCGTGACTTCCCTGAAAGGCAAACCAAACCATTTCAGTTCGGCGGACACTCCTTGCAGCCAAGTCCAAGTGAGCCCGGGATGTTTGGGTGTCGAACTGACGTCGCCTGAGGCTTGTGACTGCAATCCTCGCCAGCGAGGATGACTCTGTCCCACTCTCGGGGTGAGTCCGtgggtggctgtacagaccgatgcagCTCCCACAGACTCTATGTCACACTTGGGACAGGAAACGGTGGCTGGGCCGTTGGCAGGCCGCTCCTTTCCCTGTTTGCTGATTTTTCCCTGACAGTGAGCCTCACTATACCGGACGCCCTCCCgcatgctcctcctccactttgggcGGTCTTGGGCCAGCGATTCCCATGTGGGGAATCTGTTGGAATGCCGCACCCTGCCAGGGAGGCCTCGAGGGTATCACTCAAGCGCTTCCTCTGCCCACTCGGGGCTCGCCTGCCTTTTTGGGACTGGGAGCTAGAGTACCGACCAGGGGAGTCTCATGTCGGTCACGCCTTGCCAGTGTAAATGAGTCACCTGGTGACGGACTCAGAGGCAGGAGACAGAACCACAGGGTCACCAGCGGCTCAGCATCAGGCATCCCTGTGTCACTGCCCATCGTACaggctcccccaccctgggagAGCCCCTCTGCTTCACCAGGTACGAGCAACTGGATCCAAAGGGGGGAGAGGAGGTGACACGGGGCAGGGGCTTGCGGAGCCCCTCAGGGAGTGGGCTCGGGAAaggttggtgggcggcacggtggctcagtggttagcactgctgcctcaccgcaccagagacccgggttcaattcccgcctcaggcgactgactgtgtggagtttgcacattctccccgtgtctgtgtgggtttcctccgggtgctccggtttcctcccacagtccaaagatgtgcaggatcaggtgaattggtcatgctaaattgcccgtagtgttaggtaaggggtaaatgtaggggtatgggtggattgcgcttcggcgggttggtgtggacttgttgggccgaagggcctgtttccacactgtaatgtaatgtaatctaatctaatctgtttgtGTTAAGGGGAGATACTCTGTGAAGACGGGTTAGGGGACAGAGCAGGAACACTGCATTTTCTCTCAGCAGTGAATACACAGAGATTGGCTCAAACTTCCAGCAGTCGGTAAAATAACAGAATCTGTACAAAGCGGCGTAAAATATCGATTTGTACATTTAGGAATGTGGGAAATAGGGAGTCAGCCTTTCAACgagacagagtcatagtcatagagatgtacagcactgaaatggactcttcggcccaacccgtccagatatcccaacccaatctagtcccacctgccagcacccagcccgtatccatccaaacccttcctcaactctccccacacagattctatgccttctgatTCTAC
Protein-coding regions in this window:
- the LOC122546525 gene encoding dehydrogenase/reductase SDR family member 1-like yields the protein MFSSVIVTQTEIDWDNIVANTETWLQGVRTRNRIFNNTHLIPLADMAHVLLGNVCIVTGASRGIGRGIALQLSEAGATVYITGRNMDTLKATAKEVEGRGGRCVPVVCDSSSEEQVRSLFSQVKQAHGGRLDILVNNAYGGVQ